The proteins below are encoded in one region of Arthrobacter sp. CJ23:
- a CDS encoding TetR/AcrR family transcriptional regulator, which translates to MSTQDSGAAAGAAGAPEAPAEKKLRPSRTNATKQRLFEASMELIGERGAAGVTVDEIAAAAGVSKGTVYYNFGSKSDLIAQLLRHGVDIMLGRLQAIEGQASDPLGAMEGMVGQAMDFMDDYPSFARLWVSENWRTPSEWGKVFAELREELLAVIRGAIDAVADRYPVDRSIARGSLEAATLGAIFVVGLDRQTYNPERTREQSIAAIMTIMRGYVLK; encoded by the coding sequence ATGAGCACCCAGGACTCCGGAGCGGCGGCCGGGGCTGCCGGGGCGCCTGAGGCGCCCGCCGAAAAGAAGCTCCGCCCGTCCCGCACCAACGCCACCAAGCAGCGGCTCTTCGAGGCGTCCATGGAACTGATCGGCGAGCGCGGGGCGGCCGGGGTCACGGTGGACGAAATCGCCGCCGCGGCCGGGGTGTCCAAGGGCACGGTGTACTACAACTTCGGCAGCAAGTCCGATCTGATCGCCCAACTCCTGCGCCACGGCGTGGACATCATGCTGGGCAGGCTCCAGGCCATCGAGGGCCAGGCCAGCGATCCCCTTGGGGCCATGGAGGGCATGGTGGGCCAGGCCATGGACTTCATGGACGACTACCCCTCCTTCGCCCGGCTCTGGGTCAGCGAGAACTGGCGCACGCCGAGCGAATGGGGCAAGGTCTTCGCCGAACTCCGCGAGGAGCTGCTGGCCGTGATCCGCGGGGCCATCGACGCCGTAGCGGACCGCTACCCCGTGGACCGCTCGATCGCCCGGGGCAGCCTGGAAGCGGCCACCCTGGGTGCCATCTTTGTGGTGGGCCTGGACCGGCAGACGTACAACCCCGAGCGCACGCGGGAGCAGAGCATCGCCGCGATCATGACCATCATGCGCGGCTACGTCCTCAAATAG
- a CDS encoding YhgE/Pip domain-containing protein, which produces MTVLRLARSELKRMTGGLLPKLTILALTMVPLIYGAVYLYANWDPYGNLNQIDAALVVEDTGAQASDGTELQAGRKVADSLVEGHVFNWKTVSTAEEADAGVESGTYAFALKIPKDFSANLVSPGSFDAANQAMLNVTTNDANNYLLSTIVDKLTTAVHSTVAKEVGEETANQLLTGFGTIHTSIVKAADGAAQLADGIGKLSDGAATLHDGTTQLRTGTGELVAGQTQLRDGANQLNDGAGKLSAGLSELKNKTATLPADSRKLADGAAQVAAGNAELNTKVQDVVGQLDTLDAGLRDRVLASNARLVAAGVLSREQADKVLADFDAAAASGPVADAKAKIAGDAAKIQQLSDGSAAVSAGAAKLAGATPALTDAIAQASAGADQLSSGASTLAAGQQKALDGAVALAEGAATLDDGAGQLASGAVTASEGAHTLADELAKGAGQIPNPDDSQKSNVSKVIADPVAVSNVSQAKAGSYGAGLAPFFLTLSLWIGVFMLVQAMRPITQRALASNAPAWKIAVGGWLPFFVVSVLQASILTLVVNLGLGLNPAHPVLMWLFMLAAVMAFTAIIQGIVALMGTPGKFVVLVLMVLQLVSSGGTFPWQTTPMPLHVVHEALPMGYVVTGMRHLIYGAELSMIWPTVLSLVGYTVLGMGLSTLAVRKHKTWTLKTLKPEIAV; this is translated from the coding sequence GTGACTGTTCTGCGGCTGGCCCGCTCCGAGCTCAAGCGCATGACCGGCGGGCTCCTGCCCAAGCTGACCATCCTCGCCCTGACCATGGTGCCGTTGATCTACGGCGCCGTGTACCTCTACGCGAACTGGGACCCGTACGGGAACCTGAACCAGATCGACGCAGCGCTGGTGGTCGAGGACACCGGGGCGCAGGCCTCGGACGGAACCGAACTGCAGGCCGGCCGGAAGGTGGCCGACTCGCTGGTGGAGGGCCACGTCTTCAACTGGAAGACCGTGTCCACGGCGGAGGAAGCGGATGCCGGCGTGGAGTCCGGCACCTACGCGTTCGCCCTGAAGATCCCCAAGGACTTCTCCGCGAACCTGGTCTCGCCCGGCAGCTTCGACGCCGCCAACCAGGCCATGCTTAACGTCACCACCAACGACGCCAACAATTACCTCCTGAGCACCATCGTGGACAAGCTCACCACCGCGGTCCACTCCACCGTGGCCAAGGAAGTGGGCGAGGAAACCGCCAACCAGCTCCTCACCGGCTTCGGCACCATCCACACCTCCATCGTGAAGGCCGCCGACGGAGCCGCCCAGCTGGCCGACGGCATCGGCAAGCTCAGCGACGGCGCCGCCACCCTGCACGACGGCACCACCCAGCTCCGCACCGGGACCGGCGAACTCGTGGCCGGCCAGACCCAGCTGCGCGACGGCGCGAACCAGCTCAACGACGGCGCCGGGAAGCTCAGCGCCGGGCTCAGCGAACTGAAGAACAAGACAGCCACCCTGCCCGCCGATTCGCGGAAGCTCGCCGACGGCGCCGCCCAGGTGGCCGCCGGAAACGCCGAACTGAACACGAAAGTCCAAGACGTCGTCGGGCAGCTGGACACGCTCGACGCCGGCCTCCGGGACCGCGTGCTGGCCTCCAACGCCCGGCTCGTCGCCGCCGGGGTGCTGAGCCGGGAGCAGGCGGACAAGGTCCTGGCGGACTTCGACGCCGCCGCGGCGTCCGGCCCCGTCGCGGATGCCAAAGCCAAAATCGCCGGCGACGCCGCCAAGATCCAGCAGCTCTCGGACGGCTCGGCCGCCGTCAGCGCCGGCGCCGCCAAGCTTGCCGGGGCCACGCCCGCACTGACGGACGCGATCGCGCAGGCCTCGGCCGGCGCGGACCAGCTCAGCTCCGGCGCTTCCACCCTTGCCGCCGGCCAGCAGAAGGCGCTCGACGGCGCGGTGGCGCTCGCGGAGGGCGCCGCCACGCTCGACGACGGCGCCGGGCAGCTCGCCAGCGGCGCCGTCACCGCCTCCGAGGGCGCCCACACCCTGGCCGACGAGCTGGCCAAGGGCGCCGGCCAGATCCCTAACCCGGACGATTCCCAGAAGAGCAACGTCTCCAAGGTGATCGCCGACCCCGTGGCCGTCAGCAACGTCTCGCAGGCCAAGGCCGGCTCCTACGGTGCCGGGCTGGCCCCGTTCTTCCTGACGCTGTCCCTGTGGATCGGCGTGTTCATGCTGGTCCAGGCCATGCGGCCCATCACCCAGCGGGCCCTGGCCTCAAACGCCCCCGCCTGGAAAATCGCCGTCGGCGGCTGGCTGCCGTTCTTCGTGGTCTCGGTGCTTCAGGCCAGCATCCTGACCCTGGTGGTAAACCTCGGGCTCGGCCTGAACCCCGCCCACCCGGTCCTCATGTGGCTGTTCATGCTGGCGGCCGTCATGGCGTTCACCGCGATCATCCAGGGCATCGTGGCGCTGATGGGGACTCCTGGAAAGTTCGTGGTGCTGGTCCTCATGGTCCTGCAGCTGGTCTCCTCCGGCGGCACCTTCCCCTGGCAGACCACCCCGATGCCGCTGCACGTGGTGCACGAGGCGCTGCCGATGGGCTACGTGGTGACGGGCATGCGGCACCTGATCTACGGCGCGGAGCTGTCCATGATCTGGCCCACCGTGCTGAGCCTTGTTGGCTACACTGTGCTGGGAATGGGACTGTCCACCCTGGCGGTCCGCAAGCACAAGACGTGGACCCTCAAGACCCTGAAGCCGGAGATCGCAGTATGA
- a CDS encoding ABC transporter ATP-binding protein, protein MLSVQQLQINGRRDDLLPATSLQARRGELLLVAGDGQEQRTALALALSGRMKPGSGLLSWDNNAKTKKVRSASALVDSPGVNEPEQHLSVRDLVTEDLALIPRRYRGALLSKPWLKVNSFEDIAGLWIEQLPAGRRIELLTALALADPATDLLVLDSPDRHSADPGAWLPRLEQLASDAGRPLAVVAVVSALPDTWTGAAAVIGNSVSPSVHRPKPATHQATPSLQRTAK, encoded by the coding sequence GTGCTGTCCGTACAGCAACTCCAGATCAACGGCCGCCGGGATGACCTCCTGCCGGCCACCTCGCTGCAGGCACGCCGCGGCGAGCTCCTCCTCGTGGCCGGGGACGGGCAGGAGCAGCGGACCGCATTGGCGCTCGCCCTCAGCGGCCGCATGAAGCCCGGCAGCGGCCTCCTGAGCTGGGACAACAACGCCAAAACCAAGAAGGTCCGGAGCGCCAGCGCCCTGGTGGACTCCCCCGGCGTCAACGAGCCCGAACAGCACCTCAGCGTCCGCGACCTCGTCACCGAGGACCTCGCCCTCATCCCCCGCCGGTACCGCGGGGCCCTCCTCAGCAAGCCGTGGCTCAAGGTCAACAGCTTCGAGGACATCGCGGGGCTGTGGATCGAACAGCTTCCGGCAGGCCGCCGCATCGAACTCCTCACCGCGCTCGCCTTGGCCGACCCCGCCACGGACCTCCTGGTGCTCGACTCCCCGGACCGGCACAGCGCGGACCCCGGCGCGTGGCTCCCCCGCCTCGAGCAGTTGGCGTCCGACGCCGGGCGGCCGCTCGCCGTCGTCGCCGTCGTCTCCGCCCTCCCGGACACCTGGACGGGCGCCGCCGCGGTGATCGGCAACTCCGTTTCGCCGTCCGTCCACCGGCCAAAACCGGCCACACACCAAGCAACACCTTCCCTGCAAAGGACCGCAAAGTGA